One Coffea arabica cultivar ET-39 chromosome 5e, Coffea Arabica ET-39 HiFi, whole genome shotgun sequence DNA segment encodes these proteins:
- the LOC113743902 gene encoding transmembrane emp24 domain-containing protein p24beta2-like: protein MGSIGSVRSLTKTIIITTMVVLTTLVKGGFGIRFVIDREECVSHNVEYEGDTVHISFVVIKADDPWHYGEEGVDLVIKGPSGEQIQDFYDKISEKFEFMAPKKGLYRFCFTNRSPYHETVDFDVHVGHFPYYEQHAKDEHFNPLLEQISKLEEALYNIQFEQHWLEAQTDRQALVNENMSKRAVHKALLESIALIGTSVLQVYLLQRLFERKLGTSRV, encoded by the exons ATGGGTAGTATTGGATCAGTAAGAAGTTTGACAAAAACGATAATAATTACTACAATGGTGGTTTTAACAACATTAGTAAAAGGAGGTTTTGGGATCAGATTTGTAATAGATAGAGAGGAATGTGTATCACACAATGTTGAATACGAAGGAGATACCgttcatatttcttttgttgtcaTCAAAGCAGATGATCCCTGGCATTATGGAGAAGAGGGTGTTGATCTTGTT ATAAAGGGCCCTTCTGGTGAACAAATTCAAGATTTCTATGACAAGATCAGTGAGAAATTTGAGTTTATGGCTCCAAAAAAGGGCCTTTACCGGTTTTGCTTTACAAATAGGTCACCTTATCACGAAACAGTAGATTTTGATGTGCATGTTGGCCACTTTCCATATTATGAGCAGCATGCAAAGGATG AGCATTTTAACCCCTTGCTTGAGCAAATCTCAAAGTTAGAAGAAGCTCTGTACAACATCCAATTTGAACAGCATTGGCTAGAAGCACAGACTGATCGTCAGGCGCTAG TGAATGAGAACATGAGCAAAAGAGCAGTCCATAAAGCATTACTCGAATCAATTGCACTTATTGGAACCAGTGTTCTTCAGGTTTACCTGCTACAACGACTATTTGAAAGGAAACTTGGAACATCTAGAgtttaa